The Streptomyces sp. NBC_01571 genome includes the window CCCGGAGGCGAACGCCTAAATATGGACGATCTATAGTTGGCGATCCGGGAAACTTGCTCGACCGTCCAGAAGGAGTCCGTGATGGATCCCCTGGAGGATGTGCTGACCCTGCTCGACACACGAGGTCACCTCTCCTCGAGCCTGGTCGCCGGAGGCCGGTGGGCCGTCCGGTTCGACGCGCCGTCCGGCGTGAAGTTCAACGCCGTCCGGCGCGGTCACTGCCTCCTCGAGCTGGAGGGCACGGCTGACCCGCTCGTCCTGGAGGAGGGGGACTGCTATCTGCTGACCCAGCCGCGGCGCTTCACCCTCCGCGGTGACCCGGAAGCGGTGGCCGTCGACGCCGCCCACGTCTTCGCTTCGTCCGAGGGCGGGGTCGCCCGAGCGGGCAACGGGGAGGACGAGGTACTCCTCATCGGCGGCCGATTCTCGTTCGGCGACCGGGCACGCACACTGCTGCTCGAAGGCCTGCCTCCCGTGATACACGTACCCGCGCGAACACCTCAGGCCGAGACCCTGCAATGGGCGCTCGCCCAGATCGACCGCGAACTGCGGGACGGGCCCATGGCCTCGACACTGGTCGCCGAGCACCTGGCGGTCGTCATGCTCGTCCACGTCCTGCGTCTGCACCTCACGCGTGAGCCCGGGGCCGCTTCCGGCTGGCTCGCGGGCCTCGGAGATCCGGTGGTGGCAGCGGCGCTGACCTCCTTGCACAGCCGGCCGGAGCACCCGTGGACCGTCGCCGAGCTCGCGCAGGCCTGTGCCGTGTCGCGGTCGACGCTCGCCGCACGCTTCAAGAACACCGTCGGCCGTGGGCCCCTCGACTACCTCACCCGGTGGCGGGTGGAACTCGCCTCCCGCCACCTGCGGCGGGGAACCGACACCGTGTCCGCCATCGCCCGTATGGTCGGTTACGGCTCGGAGAGCGCGCTGAGTACGGCCTTCAAGCGGGTCAACGGCGTCTCGCCCCGGGACTACCGCAGGACGGCGCAGGCAACCTGAAGCGCGGGAACGCGCGCTCGGACCTAGGGCTTGCCGACCGGGGGCACCAGTCCCAGTGCGATGAGGCTGTCGGCGGTGTCACGGATCGTCCGGGTGACGTCGCGGGGTTCCCAGTCGAGCACGGAGCGGGCCTTGGCATCGCTGATGACGGGAATGCGGCCGCCCAGTCCCGCCGCGTCCCGGAGCGCCGGATCCGTCTTCGCCGCTTCACGCATCTGTTCGAGCGTGAGCTCCGAGGACGGCAGCGCGTCGGCCGCTGCGGGCAGGTGCGCTCGCAGGGTCCGGGCCATGCCGAGGAAGCTGATCGACGGTCCGCCCACCGCGAGGAAGCGTTCTCCCGCCGCCTTGGGATGCAGCATGGCGCGCAGGTGCAGGTCCACGACGTCGCGGACGTCGACGACGCCGAAGTACATGAGCGGCACCACCGGCATCCGGCCGGTGAGCATGGCCCTGACGATGTTGGCCGACGCGGCCAGGCGCGGTCCCAGCACGGGGCCGAAGATGCCCACGGGGTTGACGACCGCCAGCTCGATCCCCCCGTTGGTCTCCACGAAGTCCCACACCGCACGCTCCGCGAGGACCTTGGACCGGGGGTAGGCGGGGAGGCCTTCGGTGTCAGGGTCGGTCCAGTCCTCCTCCGAGTACCGGGCGTCGGGCTTGACGGTGTAGCCGACCGCCGCGAAGGACGACGTCATCACCACGCGTCGTGCGCCCGCGGTCCGGGCCGCGGAGATGACCCGCAGCGCGCCGTCGCGTGCCGGAAGGATGAGGTCGTCCTCGTTCTCCGGCGGCGTGACGGGAAAGGGGGACGCCACGTGCAGCACATGGCTCACGCCGTCGGCCGCGGCCGCCCAGCCCGCGTCGGCGGACAGGTCCGCCACAGCGAATTCCAGAAGGTCCTCCCGATCCACCCCGGCCTGCCGCACGAGGGCCAAGACCTCGGCGTCACGGCCGGGCTCGCGGACCGTCACCCGCGTCCGGTACCCCTCGCTCAACAGGCGGGCGACCATGTGCCCGCCGACGTACCCGGTCGCGCCGGTCACCAGTACCGTTCCCGCCTCGGAAGCGCCGGAAGCAAGGATGTCCGCAGTCATTTCACTCAGTCCTTTGGTGTTCGAATTGTTCGAGGATCACGGTGACCGCCTCGATCGCCCGGCGTTCGGCATCGGCGTCGCCGCGCACGCGGGCATCCCACATCCGGGTCTTCCCCCGGAGGTAGTCCAGGCGTGACTTCAGCCGTTCGATGTCGTCGGCCAGCCTCTCCGCCTGGTCGGCGAACAGGTCTCGCTGCTCCGCCGCCGCGGCGTTGCCCAGGGGCAGCAGGTCCACGTAGCGACGCATACCGGCGACCGTCATGCCCGCCGACCGCAGACAGGCCAGAGCCACGACCCGGTCGGCCGTCGCCGCTTCGTAACGGCGATGCCCGCTGGACTCGTCGCGGCCCACCACTCCCAGCAGGCCGACCTTCTCGTAGTAGCGGAGCGTGGGCTCGCTGAAGCCCGAGCGTCGCGCCATCTCCTGAATGGTCAGACTCACCGTTCGTCCTCCGTCGTCTCCGTCATGAAGAAGCCTCCGACACCTCAAGCGCTTCAAGTCAAATGTCCTGGACCCGGCTTCCGGTGACCACAGGACGCGCGGATGCGCGGGACGCCGCGCGTGGAGACACTGGGCCTACCGCATCCCCAACCCCACCCCCACCCCATACCGAGCCGAGTGCGAGTCGGAGGAGCTGACGATGGCCGGGAAGCCGCCCTATCCGCCGTTCGATGCCGAGAGTGCCGTGCAGAAGGTCAGGGCCGGCGAGGACGCCTGGAACACCCGCGATCCCGAGAAGGTCTCGCTCGCCTACACCGAGGACAGCCGCTGGCGTAATCGTTCGCTCTTCATCAACGGCCGCGAGGAGATCGTCGCCTTCCTCACGCGGAAGTGGGAGAACGAACTCGAATACCGGCTGATCAAGGAGTTGTGGGCGTTCGGCGGGAACCGGATCGCCGTCCGTTTCGCCTACGAGTACCACACGGTCACCGGGGACTGGTTCCGCGCCTACGGCAACGAGAACTGGGAGTTCAGCGACGACGGACTCATGAGCGTGCGCCACGCGAGCATCAACGACGTGCCGATCACGGCCTCCGAACGCGCCTTCGACTGGGACCGTTCGGGGCCCCGCCCGCCCGACTACCCCAGCCTCAGCGACTTCGGCTTCTGACCCTGGGAGGACGCGGCCCGGGAAGACCGCGGCTCGGGCGGAACAACGCCCCGGGATCGGGTTCGGTGGCGCCGCGGGAGCGGTCAGGTGTGGGCGCGGAGTCTGCCTTGGCCGGAGAGGCGGAAGAGCAGGATCAGGGACGGCAGGATGATCAGCGCGGCGACGCAGGCGACGCCGAGGAGAACGGCCAGTGTGGTGTCCGGAGCCGCGGCCTCGTGGATGCGCAGATGCGTGCCGAGCAGGAAGGGGTACTGCGCCACTCCCCAGCCGACGACCACGGCGGCGATGGCCAGCGCCGCGATCTCCCGCCGGCCGGTACGTCGGCCCAGGCGTGCCCCCGCCATGCCGACGACGCCGCAGAGCGCCGCGAGCACCATGAGCGGCAGCCCTCGGTGACTGAGCTGATGGAACAGCCGGGGTGCGTCGGTTCTGAGTACGAAGATCCCGGCGATGCTGACCACCCCTGCCACGGCTCCGGCCAGCAGGGCGCGGTCGCGGAAGTACCGCTCGAGGTCGTCGTCCTGGAGCCGGTGGGCCGCCGTGGCCAGGTAGAAGGCGGCGAGGTAGGCGCAGCTGACGACGGCCAGGATGCCGCCGAGGACGGAGGTGGGGTTGAGCCAGCTGGTGACGGCGTCGCCGTTGCCGCCGGAGGGCACACGGCCCGAGGCGATGCCGCCGGCGATGCTGCCGAAGCAGTAGGGGGTCAGTACGGAGGAGGC containing:
- a CDS encoding AraC family transcriptional regulator, with amino-acid sequence MDPLEDVLTLLDTRGHLSSSLVAGGRWAVRFDAPSGVKFNAVRRGHCLLELEGTADPLVLEEGDCYLLTQPRRFTLRGDPEAVAVDAAHVFASSEGGVARAGNGEDEVLLIGGRFSFGDRARTLLLEGLPPVIHVPARTPQAETLQWALAQIDRELRDGPMASTLVAEHLAVVMLVHVLRLHLTREPGAASGWLAGLGDPVVAAALTSLHSRPEHPWTVAELAQACAVSRSTLAARFKNTVGRGPLDYLTRWRVELASRHLRRGTDTVSAIARMVGYGSESALSTAFKRVNGVSPRDYRRTAQAT
- a CDS encoding NAD-dependent epimerase/dehydratase family protein — translated: MTADILASGASEAGTVLVTGATGYVGGHMVARLLSEGYRTRVTVREPGRDAEVLALVRQAGVDREDLLEFAVADLSADAGWAAAADGVSHVLHVASPFPVTPPENEDDLILPARDGALRVISAARTAGARRVVMTSSFAAVGYTVKPDARYSEEDWTDPDTEGLPAYPRSKVLAERAVWDFVETNGGIELAVVNPVGIFGPVLGPRLAASANIVRAMLTGRMPVVPLMYFGVVDVRDVVDLHLRAMLHPKAAGERFLAVGGPSISFLGMARTLRAHLPAAADALPSSELTLEQMREAAKTDPALRDAAGLGGRIPVISDAKARSVLDWEPRDVTRTIRDTADSLIALGLVPPVGKP
- a CDS encoding MerR family transcriptional regulator gives rise to the protein MSLTIQEMARRSGFSEPTLRYYEKVGLLGVVGRDESSGHRRYEAATADRVVALACLRSAGMTVAGMRRYVDLLPLGNAAAAEQRDLFADQAERLADDIERLKSRLDYLRGKTRMWDARVRGDADAERRAIEAVTVILEQFEHQRTE
- a CDS encoding nuclear transport factor 2 family protein; this encodes MAGKPPYPPFDAESAVQKVRAGEDAWNTRDPEKVSLAYTEDSRWRNRSLFINGREEIVAFLTRKWENELEYRLIKELWAFGGNRIAVRFAYEYHTVTGDWFRAYGNENWEFSDDGLMSVRHASINDVPITASERAFDWDRSGPRPPDYPSLSDFGF
- a CDS encoding cytochrome d ubiquinol oxidase subunit II yields the protein MNLSDVVALVMFVGVVAYALFGGADFGAGFWDLTAGGAERGRNPRHLVDLSIGPVWEANHTWLIYCLVMLWSGFPAAFAAITTTLYLPLVFAALGIVLRGAGFAFRKVSVRTPQQRLNGTLFAASSVLTPYCFGSIAGGIASGRVPSGGNGDAVTSWLNPTSVLGGILAVVSCAYLAAFYLATAAHRLQDDDLERYFRDRALLAGAVAGVVSIAGIFVLRTDAPRLFHQLSHRGLPLMVLAALCGVVGMAGARLGRRTGRREIAALAIAAVVVGWGVAQYPFLLGTHLRIHEAAAPDTTLAVLLGVACVAALIILPSLILLFRLSGQGRLRAHT